A region from the Kribbella shirazensis genome encodes:
- a CDS encoding neutral zinc metallopeptidase, with protein MKFNPDADLDTSGIEDTRGSGGGGRGGLPGGMIPVGGGIGGIILLIVIVLLTGGLPGGGGSDEPVTQNTAPGNLSSCKKGTDLQSNSDCRFVFYQNSIESFWAAELPRRGKKYTRAPMRVFEGSVNTGCGPATSAVGPFYCPPDMRVYLELGFFDTLERDLGARGGEFAEAYVVAHEYGHHVQNLYGILDRIKSRNGPTSDAVRSELQADCLAGIWTNHATTVPGKNGKPLITELSQDDIERGLDAAAAVGDDRIQEKTQGQVDPESFSHGTAEQRMRWFTKGKDSGDMTACDTWSARSL; from the coding sequence ATGAAATTCAATCCGGATGCGGATCTCGATACCAGTGGTATCGAGGACACCCGCGGTAGTGGCGGCGGCGGCCGCGGTGGGTTGCCGGGCGGGATGATCCCGGTCGGCGGCGGCATCGGCGGCATCATCCTGCTGATCGTGATCGTGCTGCTGACCGGCGGCCTGCCAGGCGGAGGTGGCAGCGACGAACCGGTCACGCAGAACACGGCCCCGGGCAACCTGAGCTCCTGCAAGAAGGGCACCGACCTGCAGTCGAACTCGGACTGCCGGTTCGTCTTCTACCAGAACTCGATCGAGAGCTTCTGGGCCGCGGAGCTCCCGCGCCGCGGGAAGAAGTACACCCGGGCGCCGATGCGGGTCTTCGAGGGCTCCGTGAACACCGGCTGCGGCCCGGCGACCAGCGCGGTCGGACCGTTCTACTGCCCGCCGGACATGCGGGTGTACCTCGAGCTCGGGTTCTTCGACACCCTCGAGCGCGACCTCGGCGCCCGCGGCGGCGAGTTCGCCGAGGCGTACGTCGTGGCGCACGAGTACGGCCACCACGTCCAGAACCTGTACGGCATCCTCGACCGGATCAAGTCCCGCAACGGCCCCACGTCCGACGCGGTCCGCTCCGAACTCCAGGCCGACTGCCTCGCCGGCATCTGGACCAACCACGCCACCACGGTCCCCGGCAAGAACGGCAAACCGCTGATCACCGAGCTCAGTCAGGACGACATCGAACGCGGTCTCGACGCGGCGGCAGCGGTCGGCGACGACCGCATCCAGGAGAAGACCCAGGGCCAGGTCGACCCGGAGAGCTTCAGCCACGGCACGGCCGAACAACGCATGCGCTGGTTCACCAAGGGCAAGGACTCCGGCGACATGACCGCCTGCGACACCTGGTCCGCCCGCTCACTCTGA
- a CDS encoding HD domain-containing phosphohydrolase: MEEGERDSGLRLTELLAAFSLATDLGMGQPMEHVLRSWAIATRLGDHLDVDPEERAALYYVATLAWVGCVADTPEVATWFGDDIAFRSDSYQVDFAGLPLLGFMLRHVGTGSPALQRLRLSANLVVTGGKGIQLGLMSHCLTTAQMAERLGLGAGVCGALQQMFTRWDGQGVPNDVGGDAIAFSMRLFHLADTVEVFHRAEGVDAAVAVARARRGTHFDPTVVDAFCALAPEVLGDTATEPDWNVVLAQEPALQTRLTERELDAALEAMADFTDLRSPSRAGHSRAVADLVARAAADIGLARPAVVALRRAGLLHDIGLHGIPATILDKPGPLSASESERLRMHTYYTERMLSRPPALARIGAVASLAQERCDGSGYHRGLSGPAIGVSGRLLAAACAYRAMTEPRSYRPAMTAKQAAAELHAEVRAGRLDVDAVEAVLAAAGQRQGRRRAGPAGLTPREIEVLQLIARGASTRRVAQGLHITSKTAETHIERIYAKTGASTRSTVTLFAMKNGLLDSFEPLDP; encoded by the coding sequence GTGGAAGAGGGCGAACGGGACTCGGGGCTCCGGCTGACGGAGCTGCTTGCTGCGTTCTCGCTGGCCACGGACCTGGGAATGGGTCAGCCGATGGAGCATGTGCTCCGGTCGTGGGCCATCGCGACGCGTCTGGGCGATCACCTCGACGTCGACCCGGAGGAACGCGCGGCGCTGTACTACGTCGCCACGCTCGCCTGGGTCGGGTGCGTGGCGGACACGCCCGAGGTCGCCACGTGGTTCGGGGACGACATCGCCTTCCGGAGCGACAGCTACCAGGTCGACTTCGCCGGGTTGCCCTTGTTGGGGTTCATGCTCCGCCACGTCGGGACCGGCAGCCCGGCACTCCAACGGCTCCGGCTGTCCGCCAATCTTGTGGTCACCGGAGGCAAGGGAATTCAGCTGGGCCTGATGTCGCACTGCCTGACGACGGCTCAGATGGCCGAGCGTCTCGGCCTGGGCGCAGGTGTCTGCGGCGCGTTGCAGCAGATGTTCACGCGGTGGGACGGCCAGGGTGTTCCCAACGATGTCGGTGGCGACGCGATCGCGTTCTCGATGCGCCTGTTCCACCTCGCTGACACCGTCGAGGTGTTCCACCGCGCCGAAGGGGTCGACGCCGCAGTTGCGGTGGCCCGTGCCCGCCGCGGCACGCATTTCGACCCGACGGTCGTCGACGCCTTCTGCGCGCTGGCTCCTGAGGTGCTCGGTGACACGGCGACCGAGCCCGACTGGAACGTCGTCCTTGCCCAGGAACCCGCCCTGCAGACACGCCTCACCGAACGTGAGCTCGACGCGGCGCTCGAAGCGATGGCGGACTTCACCGACCTCCGATCGCCATCGCGGGCGGGTCACTCGCGTGCGGTCGCCGATCTCGTCGCCCGAGCGGCGGCCGACATCGGTCTCGCACGGCCGGCAGTCGTGGCTCTGCGACGCGCCGGGCTCCTGCACGACATCGGCCTGCACGGGATACCGGCGACGATCCTCGACAAGCCGGGGCCCCTGTCGGCGTCTGAGTCCGAGCGCCTGCGGATGCACACCTACTACACCGAGCGGATGCTGAGCCGCCCGCCGGCTCTCGCCCGGATCGGCGCCGTCGCGTCACTGGCCCAGGAGCGATGCGACGGCTCGGGGTACCACCGGGGTCTGTCCGGCCCCGCCATCGGTGTCAGCGGACGGCTGCTCGCCGCGGCCTGCGCCTACCGTGCCATGACCGAGCCCCGCTCGTACCGTCCGGCGATGACTGCGAAGCAAGCCGCAGCCGAACTTCACGCCGAGGTTCGGGCGGGCAGGCTCGATGTGGACGCCGTCGAGGCTGTGCTCGCAGCGGCCGGACAGCGCCAGGGCAGGCGGCGTGCCGGACCAGCCGGGCTCACTCCCCGGGAGATCGAGGTGCTCCAGCTCATCGCACGGGGTGCATCCACGCGGCGAGTCGCCCAGGGCCTCCACATCACCTCGAAGACAGCCGAAACCCACATCGAGCGGATCTACGCCAAGACCGGCGCCTCCACCCGCTCGACGGTCACGTTGTTCGCCATGAAGAACGGGCTCCTCGACAGTTTCGAACCGCTCGATCCGTAG
- a CDS encoding DsrE family protein translates to MTAKAVISLTTGLEDAEKVTVAFLVAVGAAETGRATLMFMTKEAVRLAVDGVAVGVACDGCPPLPDLMKRYEAAGGRYYVCPICFDAKKLDRADLIPGAEVQGTIPMWQWIGDEGATTFSY, encoded by the coding sequence ATGACCGCGAAGGCAGTGATCAGCTTGACCACGGGGCTCGAGGACGCGGAGAAGGTCACGGTGGCGTTCCTGGTCGCCGTCGGCGCCGCCGAGACCGGCCGGGCCACGCTCATGTTCATGACGAAAGAAGCCGTGCGCCTCGCCGTCGACGGCGTCGCGGTCGGTGTCGCCTGCGACGGCTGCCCGCCGCTGCCCGACCTGATGAAGCGGTACGAGGCAGCCGGCGGCCGCTACTACGTCTGCCCCATCTGCTTCGACGCCAAGAAACTCGACAGAGCGGATCTGATCCCCGGAGCCGAGGTACAGGGGACCATCCCGATGTGGCAATGGATCGGCGATGAGGGCGCGACAACCTTCAGCTACTGA
- a CDS encoding LysM peptidoglycan-binding domain-containing protein — translation MVRTNEPVRAARLPQRRSSSPGADRLKGFVALLAILAIVGGVPYVLLRFFGTPWPDQMPTRNMLFSELSIETVLGIIAFFIWVAWLHFVVCLIAEAVAEIRGHGLSPRVPLGGGSQALARRLISTVVLIAAGAGVSLPVASAVTTSGPAAPTAVSVRHGDEQSATSQFRQTEAASTILTGSQKKETTGVRTNSDHKGQVVKYTEVRPPQGRNYDCLWDIAERYLGEGRRYKEIYELNKNKLQPDGRRLNNPDLILPGWQVRLPADAKGPGVHTVRVSIGDNTKTTTKTVSSKPTVETKTTAKPKTTVENRTETRTTPESKPGAPSRFSEQGVEPGSTVTIGNGKNDPGAKTAKPGEPSVTVEPHAPGTGQTQHGEPAGGGTQVPEATPVASDGSGIGLQEAGIFGFGATVLAAGLALALKRRRGWAQGPGPKAAGHRQTEVGLRLASDVPTAQFVDNALRKLGSDMTQLGRPMPKVVAALVTDRALTLVLDPYEAQPAPPGPWQAIAEGTRWTLRRAYAPNGAVNAPAPYPTLVTVGQNADGATVLIDLDTANGIVAFGGVNNASRDVVGSLAVELATNLWSEGAHISMVGFGDDLSSLAPNRLSYWVRLDDAMAEVARRTEAQVQACQRRNVGSVAEARMSHPDAALWGAEIIFLSAPPSPQEQDQLNRLAADAKRSIAVVVVGDVMNSPWRFVVDEKNQAVCRLLGLEVDAHSVNPEQFADLVALFDAAEADARDKRRSEQDMPAYEFSTTDLSQPAPVEVDLLGPVEVDARGTIDEGRVALSTEIIAFLASQDYGVHPNVLAGAIWPRGISQELRDAALEHTRRWVGVDAMYADESGRWMLNRSVVRVDWDVFRTLAKQASMVDDPRGPLSTALSLVHGPAWSNLPGGRYSWLAASGIERRMAEAVVDAALRLAEAALSHNDGNTARTALQTGLSFSPASEELWRATLRLAAHFGTTADVTNVAGQMYAALTRHGGPRGPEAETDALVDELLPGYHRPAQVA, via the coding sequence ATGGTAAGGACGAATGAGCCCGTGCGCGCGGCGAGGTTGCCGCAGCGGCGGTCGAGCAGTCCCGGTGCGGACCGGCTGAAGGGCTTCGTCGCGCTGCTCGCGATCCTCGCGATCGTCGGCGGTGTGCCGTACGTGCTGCTGCGGTTCTTCGGTACGCCGTGGCCGGACCAGATGCCGACCCGGAACATGCTGTTCAGCGAGCTGAGCATCGAGACGGTGCTCGGCATCATCGCGTTCTTCATCTGGGTCGCCTGGCTGCACTTCGTGGTCTGCCTGATCGCGGAAGCGGTCGCCGAGATCCGCGGCCACGGCCTGTCGCCACGGGTCCCGCTGGGCGGCGGATCCCAGGCGCTCGCCCGCCGGCTGATCAGCACCGTCGTCCTGATCGCCGCCGGCGCCGGTGTCAGCCTGCCGGTCGCGAGCGCGGTCACGACCAGCGGCCCGGCCGCGCCGACCGCGGTGAGCGTGCGGCACGGCGACGAGCAGTCCGCGACGTCGCAGTTCCGCCAGACCGAGGCCGCGAGCACGATCCTGACCGGCAGCCAGAAGAAGGAGACCACCGGCGTACGGACGAACAGCGACCACAAGGGTCAGGTCGTCAAGTACACCGAGGTCCGCCCGCCGCAGGGCCGGAACTACGACTGCCTGTGGGACATCGCCGAGCGGTACCTGGGCGAGGGCCGGCGGTACAAGGAGATCTACGAGCTCAACAAGAACAAGTTGCAGCCCGACGGCCGCCGGCTGAACAACCCCGACCTGATCCTGCCGGGCTGGCAGGTGCGGCTGCCGGCCGACGCCAAGGGCCCGGGTGTGCACACGGTCCGGGTCAGCATCGGCGACAACACCAAGACCACGACCAAGACGGTCAGCTCGAAGCCCACGGTCGAGACCAAGACCACGGCCAAGCCGAAGACCACCGTCGAGAACCGGACCGAGACCCGGACGACGCCCGAGTCGAAGCCCGGCGCCCCGAGCCGTTTCTCGGAGCAAGGTGTCGAGCCGGGGTCGACGGTCACGATCGGCAACGGGAAGAACGATCCGGGCGCGAAGACCGCCAAGCCGGGGGAGCCCAGCGTCACCGTCGAGCCGCACGCTCCGGGGACCGGGCAGACCCAGCACGGCGAACCGGCCGGCGGCGGTACGCAGGTGCCGGAGGCGACCCCGGTCGCGTCCGACGGCAGCGGCATCGGTCTGCAGGAGGCCGGCATCTTCGGCTTCGGTGCGACGGTGCTCGCGGCCGGCTTGGCGCTGGCGCTGAAGCGGCGCCGCGGCTGGGCGCAGGGCCCCGGGCCGAAGGCCGCCGGTCACCGGCAGACCGAGGTCGGCCTGCGGCTGGCGTCCGACGTCCCGACCGCGCAGTTCGTGGACAACGCGCTGCGCAAGCTGGGCTCGGACATGACCCAGCTCGGGCGGCCGATGCCGAAGGTGGTCGCCGCGCTGGTGACCGACCGGGCGCTCACGCTGGTGCTCGACCCGTACGAGGCGCAGCCCGCGCCGCCCGGTCCGTGGCAGGCGATTGCCGAGGGCACGCGCTGGACGCTGCGCCGCGCCTACGCCCCGAACGGTGCGGTCAACGCGCCGGCGCCGTACCCGACGCTGGTGACCGTCGGCCAGAACGCGGACGGCGCGACCGTCCTGATCGACCTCGACACCGCCAACGGGATCGTCGCCTTCGGCGGCGTGAACAACGCGTCCCGCGACGTGGTGGGCTCGCTTGCGGTCGAGTTGGCGACGAACCTGTGGTCCGAGGGCGCGCACATCAGCATGGTCGGGTTCGGTGACGACCTGTCCTCGCTGGCGCCGAACCGGCTGAGCTACTGGGTCCGCCTCGACGACGCGATGGCCGAGGTGGCCCGCCGTACCGAGGCGCAGGTCCAGGCCTGCCAGCGGCGGAACGTCGGCTCGGTGGCCGAGGCCCGGATGTCGCATCCGGACGCGGCGCTGTGGGGCGCGGAGATCATCTTCCTGTCCGCGCCGCCGTCGCCGCAGGAGCAGGACCAGCTGAACCGGCTGGCAGCGGACGCCAAGCGCAGCATCGCGGTCGTCGTGGTCGGCGACGTGATGAACTCGCCGTGGCGGTTCGTCGTGGACGAGAAGAACCAGGCCGTCTGCCGGCTGCTCGGCCTCGAGGTGGACGCGCACAGCGTCAACCCGGAGCAGTTCGCCGACCTGGTCGCGCTGTTCGACGCGGCCGAGGCGGACGCCCGCGACAAGCGCCGCTCCGAGCAGGACATGCCGGCGTACGAGTTCTCGACCACCGACCTGAGCCAGCCGGCCCCGGTCGAGGTCGACCTGCTCGGCCCGGTCGAGGTCGACGCGCGCGGGACCATCGACGAGGGCCGGGTCGCGCTCTCGACGGAGATCATCGCGTTCCTGGCCAGCCAGGACTACGGCGTCCACCCGAACGTGCTCGCCGGTGCGATCTGGCCGCGCGGCATCAGCCAGGAGCTGCGCGACGCCGCGCTCGAGCACACCCGGCGCTGGGTGGGCGTGGACGCGATGTACGCCGACGAGTCGGGCCGCTGGATGCTGAACCGCAGCGTCGTACGGGTCGACTGGGACGTGTTCCGCACGCTGGCCAAGCAGGCGTCGATGGTCGACGACCCGCGCGGTCCGCTGTCGACGGCGCTCAGCCTGGTCCACGGTCCCGCCTGGTCGAACCTGCCCGGTGGCCGCTACTCGTGGCTGGCCGCGTCCGGCATCGAGCGCCGGATGGCCGAGGCTGTCGTCGACGCCGCACTGCGGCTCGCCGAGGCGGCCCTCAGCCACAACGACGGCAACACGGCGCGTACGGCGCTCCAGACCGGCCTGAGCTTCTCGCCGGCCTCGGAGGAGCTGTGGCGAGCCACCCTCCGCCTGGCGGCTCACTTCGGCACCACCGCGGACGTCACCAACGTGGCCGGCCAGATGTACGCCGCCCTCACCAGGCACGGCGGCCCGCGCGGCCCCGAGGCGGAGACCGACGCCCTCGTCGACGAGCTCCTCCCCGGCTACCACCGCCCCGCCCAGGTCGCCTGA
- a CDS encoding pilus assembly protein TadG-related protein produces the protein MTAPERYRSRLVEFLRIDAPRNHRRFARGALSPAVAILAVMIFTLAGLVIDGGRQLGARSRAVSYAQEAARVGAAAIQLNVAEAKIDTTKAATAIAGFCGQLQSNDPSVTGCGPTTLTEKEVAIQVDIANKTTFLGLIGKQSLKAVGTGQAHAEQGVTKADDSPTIPPIVVNSTTDDPGAPITTAQPPTIDLPCPTWTVGSPTPIWTLSPFPFPRTCTPNVTPTPTPDPSGTPPTDSPSGPTTSPTER, from the coding sequence GTGACGGCTCCTGAGCGCTACCGGTCCCGGCTCGTCGAGTTCCTGCGGATCGATGCGCCGCGCAACCACCGGCGGTTCGCCCGCGGCGCGCTGAGCCCGGCGGTCGCGATCCTCGCGGTGATGATCTTCACCCTGGCCGGCCTGGTGATCGACGGCGGCCGGCAGCTGGGTGCGCGGTCCCGGGCCGTCAGCTACGCCCAGGAGGCGGCGCGGGTCGGCGCCGCCGCGATCCAGCTGAACGTCGCCGAGGCGAAGATCGACACCACGAAGGCGGCGACCGCGATCGCGGGGTTCTGCGGTCAGTTGCAGTCCAACGACCCGTCCGTGACGGGGTGCGGACCGACCACGCTGACCGAGAAGGAAGTCGCCATCCAGGTCGACATCGCCAACAAGACGACGTTCCTCGGCCTGATCGGCAAGCAGTCGCTGAAGGCGGTCGGCACCGGCCAGGCGCACGCCGAGCAGGGCGTCACCAAGGCCGACGACAGCCCGACCATCCCGCCGATCGTGGTGAACTCGACCACCGACGATCCCGGCGCGCCGATCACCACCGCGCAGCCGCCGACGATCGACCTGCCGTGCCCGACCTGGACGGTCGGCTCGCCGACACCGATCTGGACGCTGTCGCCGTTCCCGTTCCCGCGGACCTGCACGCCGAACGTGACCCCGACACCCACCCCGGACCCGTCCGGCACACCGCCGACCGACAGCCCGTCGGGGCCCACGACTTCGCCCACTGAGCGCTAA
- a CDS encoding TadE/TadG family type IV pilus assembly protein: MRRVLGTRGRHRRERGTMALEMVILAPVLLALFMFLLACGRYFQTSSLLESAARDGARAASQSRSMQEAQGRVDDAVTGTMSQAVKSCKDSASGSITTGFAAGTPLSVEVTCTINYRDLGLLGLGGDTKITKRFTSSIDPYRGVRGDGS, from the coding sequence ATGCGCAGGGTGCTGGGGACCCGCGGGCGGCACCGCCGCGAGCGGGGCACGATGGCGCTGGAGATGGTGATCCTCGCGCCTGTGCTGCTCGCGCTGTTCATGTTCCTGCTGGCCTGCGGACGGTACTTCCAGACGTCGTCGCTGCTGGAGAGCGCGGCCCGCGACGGCGCCCGCGCCGCCAGCCAGTCGCGATCGATGCAGGAGGCCCAGGGGCGGGTCGACGACGCCGTCACCGGCACGATGAGCCAGGCGGTGAAGTCCTGCAAGGACTCCGCGTCCGGCTCGATCACGACCGGCTTCGCCGCCGGTACGCCGTTGTCGGTCGAGGTCACGTGCACGATCAACTACCGCGACCTGGGCCTGCTCGGGCTGGGCGGCGACACCAAGATCACCAAGCGCTTCACGTCTTCGATCGACCCGTACCGGGGGGTGCGCGGTGACGGCTCCTGA
- a CDS encoding TadE family protein has protein sequence MVRRRAPRRAAWRKGRRRSERGVSTLELAILAPSILALIFVSIQTALWLYGRSVALNAAQEGVSRLRLVQPPVYTTAVGEKVRSDIQSYAQQLGGTTLQNTDVPFPSYNSPEGMVSFTVTGDTVSLVPGLKLKVSRTATGPIEQFDADK, from the coding sequence GTGGTACGGCGGCGCGCGCCGCGGAGGGCGGCGTGGAGAAAGGGGCGGAGACGGTCGGAGCGAGGCGTCAGCACACTCGAGCTGGCCATCCTCGCGCCGTCGATCCTCGCGCTGATCTTCGTCTCCATCCAGACCGCTCTCTGGCTGTACGGGCGGTCCGTCGCGCTGAACGCGGCGCAGGAGGGCGTGTCCCGGCTGCGGCTGGTGCAGCCGCCGGTCTACACCACGGCTGTGGGGGAGAAGGTGCGGTCGGACATCCAGTCCTACGCCCAGCAGTTGGGCGGTACGACGCTGCAGAACACCGACGTCCCGTTCCCGTCGTACAACAGCCCGGAAGGCATGGTCTCGTTCACGGTCACCGGTGACACCGTCTCGCTGGTGCCCGGACTGAAGCTGAAGGTGAGCCGGACCGCCACCGGCCCGATCGAGCAGTTCGACGCCGACAAGTGA
- a CDS encoding type II secretion system F family protein, with the protein MTWAFITGGIAGLGVYVLVRMFIKPRANVLSTIARIDAGRGGYTSGATTSAAGERVLGGVDRARETLGRRLEAEANARGWAFGKLRRDLAVMNQPFAAMLATKVFFALGALVFIPLVLFLFSAIGLAAPGATPAIVTLAFMALAFFLPDLALRQEAEKRRRDFRHVVGSFLDLVAMNLAGGRGLPEALMTASTIGDHWAMARIRQALANARLIGITPWDAMARLGEDLGVEELRDLASALALAGDEGAKIRSSLLARAASLRRKELADVEGKAGERSQSMLVAQLVMIAAFFLFLAFPAGAAILGS; encoded by the coding sequence ATGACGTGGGCCTTCATCACCGGCGGTATCGCCGGGCTCGGCGTGTACGTGCTGGTCCGGATGTTCATCAAGCCGCGGGCCAACGTGCTGTCCACGATCGCGCGGATCGACGCAGGCCGCGGCGGGTACACCAGCGGCGCCACCACCAGCGCCGCGGGCGAGCGCGTGCTGGGCGGCGTGGACCGGGCTCGGGAGACGCTCGGCCGGCGGCTGGAGGCGGAGGCGAACGCGCGGGGCTGGGCGTTCGGCAAGCTCCGCCGCGACCTCGCGGTGATGAACCAGCCGTTCGCCGCGATGCTCGCGACCAAGGTGTTCTTCGCGCTCGGTGCGCTGGTCTTCATCCCGCTGGTGCTGTTCCTGTTCTCCGCGATCGGGCTCGCCGCGCCGGGAGCGACCCCGGCGATCGTGACGCTGGCGTTCATGGCGCTGGCGTTCTTCCTGCCCGACCTGGCGCTGCGGCAGGAGGCGGAGAAGCGGCGCCGGGACTTCCGGCACGTGGTCGGCAGCTTCCTGGACCTGGTCGCGATGAACCTCGCGGGCGGCCGCGGTCTGCCGGAGGCGCTGATGACCGCGTCGACGATCGGCGACCACTGGGCGATGGCCCGGATCCGGCAGGCGCTGGCCAACGCGCGGCTGATCGGCATCACGCCGTGGGACGCGATGGCGCGGCTCGGCGAGGACCTCGGCGTCGAGGAACTGCGCGACCTGGCCTCGGCGCTCGCGCTGGCCGGTGACGAGGGCGCGAAGATCCGCTCGTCGCTGCTCGCCCGGGCGGCGTCGCTGCGGCGCAAGGAGCTCGCCGACGTCGAAGGCAAGGCGGGTGAGCGATCCCAGTCGATGTTGGTCGCCCAGCTCGTGATGATCGCGGCGTTCTTCCTGTTCCTGGCCTTCCCGGCCGGCGCGGCGATCCTCGGAAGCTAG
- a CDS encoding type II secretion system F family protein, translating to MNDRTLLALLCGAVVGGAVLLLIVAIRGTEPKDETPSLFRNRSAENRKNMVRLGVGIGVGLLVLVVTRWLVLAVALGLLAGMADRFFGGTGEERRAIDRLDALATWTEALRDTIAGAVGLEQAIPATAVNAAPAIKPGLNLLVDRLRIREPLPSALMRFADDLDDPSADLIVAALVLNARLRGPGLREVLSALADSAREELDVRRKVAAERRSTRRSVQVVVAITLLMAAGLVLFNPTYMAPYTSFIGQVVLAVVIALYALGLLWLRRLAKIEVPERFLIGVRKDQHLNRPGDERMEVVNG from the coding sequence ATGAACGACCGGACGTTGCTGGCGCTGCTGTGCGGTGCGGTGGTCGGTGGTGCGGTGCTGCTGCTGATCGTCGCGATCCGCGGCACCGAGCCGAAGGACGAGACGCCGTCGCTGTTCCGCAACCGCAGCGCCGAGAACCGCAAGAACATGGTGCGGCTGGGCGTCGGCATCGGTGTCGGCCTGCTGGTGCTGGTGGTGACCCGCTGGCTGGTGCTCGCGGTCGCGCTCGGCCTGCTCGCCGGGATGGCGGACCGCTTCTTCGGCGGCACCGGTGAGGAGCGCCGGGCGATCGACCGCCTGGACGCCCTGGCCACCTGGACCGAGGCGCTGCGTGACACCATCGCCGGCGCGGTCGGCCTGGAACAGGCGATCCCGGCCACCGCGGTGAACGCGGCGCCGGCGATCAAGCCCGGCCTGAACCTGCTGGTCGACCGGCTGCGGATCCGCGAACCGTTGCCGTCGGCCCTGATGCGGTTCGCCGACGACCTCGACGACCCGTCGGCCGACCTGATCGTCGCGGCCCTGGTGCTGAACGCCCGGCTGCGTGGACCGGGTCTGCGCGAGGTCCTCAGTGCGCTCGCCGACTCGGCCCGCGAGGAGCTCGACGTACGGCGGAAGGTCGCGGCGGAACGCCGGTCCACCCGGCGCAGCGTGCAGGTGGTCGTCGCGATCACGCTGCTGATGGCGGCTGGGCTCGTGCTGTTCAACCCGACGTACATGGCGCCGTACACGAGCTTCATCGGCCAGGTCGTGCTGGCCGTGGTGATCGCGCTCTACGCGTTGGGCCTGCTGTGGCTGCGGCGGCTGGCGAAGATCGAGGTCCCGGAGCGGTTCCTGATCGGCGTCCGGAAGGACCAGCACCTGAACCGTCCCGGTGACGAGCGGATGGAGGTGGTGAACGGATGA
- a CDS encoding ATPase, T2SS/T4P/T4SS family: protein MSADQELVRRLRAQVAERLNEQRRRDQVNGVPPMSAEDEREYARSLIVQVLEDHARYELAEGRTPPTPDDDAQIAGAIHSALFGVGRLQPLIDDPEVENIDINGYDQVFVQYGDGREETPGPVAESDDELVELIQVLAAHAGLTSRPFDSANPQLDLRLPDGSRLSAVMGVTARPAVSIRRARLGKVFLKDLVVNGTMSEDVGSFLRAAVAARKNIMIAGATNSGKTTLLRALANEIQPHERLITVERSLELGLGEFKDLHPNVVAFEERLPNSEGVGEVTMADLVRRSLRMNPSRVIVGEVLGDEIVTMLNAMSQGNDGSLSTIHSNSSMEVFNRISTYAIQAMERLPMDATQMLIAGALDFVVFVRKHNDYVRGGGLSRYVESIREVTGWDGRVLSGEVFAPGPDGRAAAHAPIACMDELEHFGYQPLVHGTWA from the coding sequence GTGAGCGCCGATCAGGAACTCGTGCGGCGGCTGCGGGCGCAGGTCGCCGAACGGCTGAACGAGCAGCGCCGCCGTGACCAGGTGAACGGCGTACCTCCGATGAGCGCGGAGGACGAGCGGGAGTACGCGCGGTCGCTGATCGTGCAGGTGCTGGAGGACCACGCGCGGTACGAGCTGGCCGAGGGGCGGACGCCGCCGACGCCGGACGACGACGCGCAGATCGCCGGTGCGATCCACTCCGCGCTGTTCGGCGTCGGCCGGCTGCAGCCGCTGATCGACGACCCCGAGGTCGAGAACATCGACATCAACGGGTACGACCAGGTCTTCGTGCAGTACGGCGACGGTCGCGAGGAGACCCCGGGACCGGTGGCCGAGAGCGACGACGAACTGGTCGAGCTGATCCAGGTGCTCGCGGCCCACGCCGGCCTGACCAGCCGCCCGTTCGACTCGGCGAACCCGCAGCTGGACCTCCGGCTGCCGGACGGCTCGCGGCTGTCGGCGGTGATGGGCGTGACCGCCCGTCCCGCGGTCTCGATCCGCCGCGCCCGGCTGGGCAAGGTGTTCCTGAAGGACCTGGTGGTCAACGGGACCATGAGCGAGGACGTCGGCTCGTTCCTGCGGGCGGCGGTCGCGGCGCGCAAGAACATCATGATCGCGGGCGCGACGAACTCCGGGAAGACCACGCTGCTGCGCGCGCTGGCCAACGAGATCCAGCCGCACGAGCGGCTGATCACCGTCGAGCGCTCGCTCGAGCTCGGGCTGGGGGAGTTCAAGGACCTGCACCCGAACGTCGTCGCGTTCGAGGAGCGGCTGCCGAACTCCGAAGGCGTCGGCGAGGTCACGATGGCCGACCTGGTCCGCCGCTCGCTGCGCATGAACCCCTCGCGGGTGATCGTCGGTGAGGTGCTCGGCGACGAGATCGTCACGATGCTGAACGCGATGAGCCAGGGTAACGACGGCTCGCTGTCGACGATCCACTCGAACAGCTCGATGGAAGTGTTCAACCGGATCAGCACCTACGCGATCCAGGCGATGGAACGGCTCCCGATGGACGCCACCCAGATGCTGATCGCGGGCGCCCTGGACTTCGTGGTGTTCGTCCGCAAGCACAACGACTACGTCCGCGGCGGCGGCCTGAGCCGGTACGTCGAGAGCATCCGGGAGGTCACCGGCTGGGACGGACGGGTGCTGTCCGGCGAGGTGTTCGCGCCCGGACCGGACGGCCGCGCCGCGGCGCACGCGCCGATCGCGTGCATGGACGAACTCGAGCACTTCGGGTACCAGCCGCTCGTACACGGGACCTGGGCGTGA